The Bactrocera dorsalis isolate Fly_Bdor chromosome 3, ASM2337382v1, whole genome shotgun sequence genomic interval ACTTGTTTGTAGTACCAGTAACTGACAGAAATAGTCAAACGTTTATTGAAACATTAAACTATAGACATTCAATATTTGGAAAACcggaaaaatatgtttttaacaaCGAATTCAATAATTCATACATGCGGGAATATTTTAATAACGAAGAAATTAATGTACACTTTACATCACCACTAGTAAAAACGGGTAATGGTGATATAGAGAGAGTACACGGAACAATAAACGAACATCTAAGActtttaaaatcacaaaataacaaagaaacaattaccaaaataatactaataaaatCAGTGCAATATTACAATAATAGTATTCATTCAACCACTAATAAAAAACCAATTGATTTTATCTCAAGTAAAATAATGAATACAgacttcataaaaataaaagaacaaattgaaaataaacaaaacacatcaattaataaccaaaatttgaaACGAAAAAATACACCAGTGGCTAGATGAGTTAAAAGTGTGGTTGCtgctaaattctcattttcatatacagTACTTTTCGGATATAAGCCTCCCGGTTAAAAGATTTCCCCGCTTATAAGGAAATAAAAGCAGGTCACAAAAAATTGCACATAAGCAATATACAGAAAAATCCCCGGTTAATGTGTTCCCCGTTTAAAAGGTTTACCCGCTTATAACATTGAAAATGTGCGAGCCCTTTAAAGAAATACGTACAAAAATCCCCggatataaaaaagaaaaatctggctacacttatttgatttttttctttttttgcggTATGGCAATCTgtaaaaacatatgtttgtTGATTAATGGCggcaaatgtaaaatttttggcaaaagtgtaagtgaaataatttttaagtttgcaaaatttagtagcgtttatttttttacaggaTGGCTGGTAACAAAAGAAAGACGCTTTCCATAAAGGAGAAACTTAAAGTTATCGCTGAAAGTAAAACCATATCAAAACCTGAACTGTGTTCCAAATATGGGTGCTCTTCAAGtacactaaataaaattttaagaaacgcAGGCGAAATTGCTAACAAATCGTCCACGCGCAAATTGTCTGCAAAAAGAATGAGGCAAGGTAAAGAAGCCCAGGTGGAGCAGGCGTTAATGATATGGTTTAATCAACTGAGATCCTCTGGAGCAGTAATCTCTTCAAACTTAATGCTGGAAAAAGCCAAGCAGCTTGCAGTGAAgctaaaaaaagattttacgCCAACGCAAGGATGGCTCTGGCGATTACAGAAGCGCAATGGCATTCAGTTAAGAAATATTCACGGCGAAGAACGCTCCACTGATAAGGAAAATGCAGAAATATTTCTGAGCACAACTCTTCCACATATTATAGCGAACTATGATCAGgtgaatattttcaatgcaGACGAAAGTGCCTTGTTCTTTAAAGCATTGCCGCAAAAAACGCTTACACATAAGGGACAAACAGTGAAAGGGTTCAAGACCTCTAAGGACCGGCTAACGCTTCTTTTTATTTGCAATGCCACGGGAGAATTTAAGGAAGTCATTGTCATTGGAAAGTCAAAGAGTCCGCGatgctttaaaaataaagttttgccatTAAAGTATTACTCTAACAAGAAAGCGTGGATGACGCAGGAGATTTGGggtaaagttttaaataagttGGATACACAAATGAGAGAACAGAATCGAAAAATTGTTCTGCTGGTTGACAATGCGGCTTGTCATAAGATTTCTGACACTTTGACAAACATTAACCTTCAGTTTTTGCCTCCAAATACAACTGCAATAACTCAGCCTCTGGATCAAGGAATTATCCACTGTTTTAAGGCGTACTATAGGCAGAGTATTATTCGGAAACAGGTTGCTGCAATTGAACGCGGACAAACAGTGGctgaatttgaaaaatcactCAATATATTTCAAGTTATTCATATGATTAAACATAGCTTTTGGATGGTGAAACCTGAATCAATTCAAAACTGTTTCAAAAAGGTACGTTcgttaaaatttcacaatttttgcttattatattcattaatttttttttattatttttttgataggcAAAATTTATAACTACACCCACTGATCAGCAATTTGAAGATACAAGTGCTGAAGTAGAAAAAATCGTTAAGAGCCTGGCAGGTGCAAATACACAAAGCTCATTTGaaacatatattgtatgtgatGACGACATTGTGTGCTATGGCAATTGGACTGATGAGGAAATTGTCAGTTCCATTGTTGATACAGAAGCAGATCCACTGCAAATTGATAACGACGGGTCTGAAGATGAAGAGGAGACTGAGGAAGTGTTAAAAACAGCGTCACTTGCAGAAGTTCTGCATTGTATTCACAGCCTCAGAGCCCACTTCctgccaaaaaataaatacattgctGAATTAGAAAGCATGGAAGGAGACATTCTCCATAATGAGATGTCTTTccaaactaaaataacaaattggTTTTTTAAACGTAATTTTTAAgacttcttttttcaaaataatgtaattttttaagacttcgttctgtgcaaaattttttcaagcatGGTCGACAAAGATCTCATTTGCTCcttacatttttatgttttgttttttacatgaatattacttttgtttttttcttttcactatGTAGTGAtgaatacatacacatgtatgtatactaaagtacttttaaaaagtatctaataaatatttacatattcgtaGCTTAAAAAAGTAGTTGTTTCATATGTGCATTTTTATATAAGCTTCAAAAGGTACATAAAGCGGGACTTTCATATAAGCCCCAAAAGTGCTTTTAACCGGGGTTTTCATATAAGACTTCCCCGGATAAAGTGTTCCAATTTTGAGCATTTCGCTCGGCTCTTATATCCGAAAAATACTGTACATACGTTCAAAGTGCGTGCTGATAATTCCCTAAATCCATATAGTGACATATTCACTCTCACATCCATCTACTAATATCCAATTACTGCAGCATCAATATTTTGGTGACACATTCATTCTCACACCCATCCATTAAAGtcaagtaaacaaataacaagAGCTGCGCATCATTTTTGCTGTGCAGAGAatttaatgtaaacaaatgaCCGATATTCAGTGGCGATCGCGCCTTAAGCGTCTTCGCTTATACAAACCAAATAATCTATAAGCTCTCATCCAATGAATCAAGCGACCAACTGCACACTCATTTTAATGTAAACAATAGCCAATAGCCAAAACCAAGATTTTCATTCTCTTTGTAAATTAGTCTTAAGCTGAAATCCAATTGACACACACGAAACCTTTCTTTCGTCgcgtacaattttaataaataataaaacattttaaacatttgtatttaatttattaaaaaaatggatctTAGCGTTGTCCTTAGTCTTTCGACGGGACATTTATTTGTCTCAAATATTTCAGTATATAAGTTAACATAAGCTGCCCTTTATCAACAAGTCAGCGAATCCACATTCTCATCGCTGGCAGCTAGCAACatcagtgatctgcagtgaatacTTGGCTTATGAATACACTCTCATATTCATGAATCACCCCAAATATTCACTCACACTTGCtctcactaaaaatattatcttctcaCAATCACATGGCTTGCTTGTGTAATAATGAGTGTGAATATGTCTCACAATCACTTATCGCTCACACTTGGCTTGGCTTGCTTCTCTGTATACAATTGTTTGAGCTATTCGTTGCTTACCATTAGATGAGTTGAAAGGCTCATGAATACATTCACTAATAGGTGGCTCATTGTTTATTCATGAATACATTCACAAATTCCTtgcctattcaaaatatattttatacctacgcggaggggttttaaaaggaacgaaacgCGCGATTGTAGTgactacaaaactgaaacttctttgtttattatccttttagttaattattttcttaagctttatcttacattctagaaattggagagcttaggtagatgagtccttgaagtttatacctacgcggaggggTTTTAAAAATAACGAGTGAGTCTAGTGACTtcgtaaaaactacaaaactgaaacttctttgtttcttatcattttattcaattatttcttaagcATAAATGAAAAGCTTTATCTTACATTTTAGAAAGTGGAGAGCTTAGGTAGATGAGTCCCTGAAGtttatacctacgcggaggggTTTTAAAAATAACGAGTGAGTCTAGTGACTtcgtaaaaactacaaaactgaaacttctttgtttcttatcattttattcaattatttcttaagcATAAATGAAAAGCTTTATCTTACATTTTAGAAAGTGGAGAGCTTAGGTAGATGAGTCCCTGAAGtttatacctacgcggaggggTTTTAAAAATAACGAGTGAGTCTAGTGACTtcgtaaaaactacaaaactgaaacttctttgtttcttatcattttatttagttttcttttaaaatagcaCAATAAATCGCATTAAAACAtagtaaaatacatatattcaagaaaTGTCGGCGGGTTATGTGTTAGGCAAGATGTGTGCTTACGACGGTCCGAGTACTCTCCTACCTATTTGAAAAGCGATAAAGAGGAAAAGATTTTCAAAGGCGAGTACAATTTGGTTTGAAGCTTTGAACAGTACACAGATTTAAGAGTAAGAAAATCGGAAAAGTAAGTcttagtaaataaattttttggtaaatatcATCTTGGGAAttagtaaaaacaataaattacattatttagttttaaaattaaaataagttataCGAGgatttgttaatatgtatgtataatgtctacataatcgaccaagtgagcaaacaattaatgcgattgtgaccaagtttcgcactcagtttactttattggacattaaaccaaccacacgaatgcgtacagtgcgtacagaagagaatattgcgtctgtttctgagagtgtggctgaagaccgtgaaatgtcgattcgtcgccgttcgcagcaattgggtttgtgttattcgaccacatggaagattttacgcaaagatcttggtgtaaaaccgtataaaatacagctcgtgcaagaactgaagccgaacgatctgccacaacgtcgaattttcagtgaatgggccctagaaaagttggcagaaaatccgcttttttatcgacaaattttgttcagcgatgaggctcatttctggttgaatggctacgtaaataagcaaaattgccgcatttggggtgaagagcaaccagaagccgttcaagaactgcccatgcatcccgaaaaatgcactgtttggtgtggtttgtacgctggtggaatcattggaccgtattttttcaaagatgctgttggacgcaacgttacggtgaatggcgatcgctatcgttcgatgctaacaaactttttgttgccaaaaatggaagaactgaacttggttgacatgtggtttcaacaagatggcgctacatgccacacagctcgcgattctatggccattttgagggaaaacttcggacaacaattcatctcaagaaatggacccgtaagttggccaccaagatcatgcgatttaacgcctttagactattctttgtggggctacgtcaagtctaaagtctacagaaataagccagcaactattccagctttggaagacaacatttccgaagaaattcgggctattccggccgaaatgctcgaaaaagttgcccaaaattggactttccgaatggaccacctaagacgcagccgcggtcaacatttaaatgaaattatcttcaaaaagtaaatgtcatgaaccaatctaacgtttcaaataaagaaccgatgagattttgcaaattttatgcgttttttttttttaaaaagttatcaagctcttaaaaaatcaccctctATATTGGAAGGGTTTGTTTACTGCCGAAAATGCAAGCATTTGTTGAAGTTTAATGGCAAGCAAACAAGTAATTTGATGCGTCACAAATGCTTCGCTAACACTTCTGGACAGGAAGTGGTTATAAGAAATGTAAGCCAAGAAGATAAGGAATGCGCTATCAATGTCTGTTCACAATGGATAATAGAAGATTGCCGCCCTTTTATTGCCGTTGAAGGATctggatttaaaaaattagcagaattttttattaaaattggatCGAAATATGGGGAAAATGTGAATATACATGATCTTATTCCAAATGCAACTACTATCTCGCGGAGGACCTATAGAATGGCTGAGGAgaagaaaaacgaaattaaatcgtgtttaaaaaaagttgttgatGAAGGAAATGCTTCTGTAACCACGGATCTATGGACTGACAATTATGTGaacagaaattttttatgcgcAACACTTCATTTTTTTGAcggttaaaatttgaaaaacatagTTTTGGGTATCAAGTCTATGGATTTCGAAAAATCAACAggtataaatattcaaaacaagTTACTGAGTATATTTTCACAGTTTGATATTTGTAACCTCGAATCAGTTATATTTGTGACTGATAGAGGAAGTAATATCAAAAGCGCATTACAAAATTACACGAGAATCAATTGTTCCAATCATTTGTTCTCTAACGTAGTAAACGCTGCATTTGAGACTACACATGATTTAAAAGCTTTAATCAGTTCTTGCAAAAGCCtcgtaaaatatttcaaaaaatcgaatcttCAACATGCATTGCAAACATCTTTAAAAAGTCACTGTCCCACACGATGGAACTCTT includes:
- the LOC125777319 gene encoding tigger transposable element-derived protein 6-like, yielding MAANVKFLAKVMAGNKRKTLSIKEKLKVIAESKTISKPELCSKYGCSSSTLNKILRNAGEIANKSSTRKLSAKRMRQGKEAQVEQALMIWFNQLRSSGAVISSNLMLEKAKQLAVKLKKDFTPTQGWLWRLQKRNGIQLRNIHGEERSTDKENAEIFLSTTLPHIIANYDQVNIFNADESALFFKALPQKTLTHKGQTVKGFKTSKDRLTLLFICNATGEFKEVIVIGKSKSPRCFKNKVLPLKYYSNKKAWMTQEIWGKVLNKLDTQMREQNRKIVLLVDNAACHKISDTLTNINLQFLPPNTTAITQPLDQGIIHCFKAYYRQSIIRKQVAAIERGQTVAEFEKSLNIFQVIHMIKHSFWMVKPESIQNCFKKAKFITTPTDQQFEDTSAEVEKIVKSLAGANTQSSFETYIVCDDDIVCYGNWTDEEIVSSIVDTEADPLQIDNDGSEDEEETEEVLKTASLAEVLHCIHSLRAHFLPKNKYIAELESMEGDILHNEMSFQTKITNWFFKRNF